The genomic segment CAGAATATGACGATTCCTGGGATTTTTATAAAATCGCAAGGCTTATGCCTTTTTATTATTCGTAAGGAGGTTAAATGAGAAAACATACAATTCAATACACAACTCAGCTTGATGCCCTGATTGCTGTTACAAAGCGGTTAAGTTCTTATGAAAGCCAAAATCAAATGGAATCGGAAAAATTTATTGAACAATACAGAAAAGGGCAATTATCAGATGACATTCCATGCACATCATTGCACACCATTTAAATAAACATTATCGAAAATAAAATATTTCCTTTATATTCCCCCCTTGAGGGGGGCAGGGGGGTGTCGCAGGGTATTTTTACTTAACAAAAACACCCCCTGCCCCCCTCAAGGGGGGAATTTTGAATAGAATCCTTATTTACGATAATGTCTAATGACAAGTGTCAGAGTTTAAAAGGAGAATTTAATGCTGGTATTACAACGGAATGCAGACCATGTGTTAAATGACGGATGTAAAAGAGCTGGGGTCGATCCTAAATGGCTCCTGGAGGTTATTGCAGAAATCAATCTGTTTGTTCCTGATGACTGGCGGCTGACAAGAACCACCAACAATTTCAGAATCCGGATTGTGTCACATCCATGCGCTACCTTTGTAGGATCCTGTTATCGTACTCATGGGGATAATATTCTTCATATTATAGATTCACTTCATCTGCCGGGCTTTCACGACTGCAAGGATTTACGGAAGCGTCAGCATGAATTTAATAAAAAAATCACTTCAAATGTAAAAAAAGAAAATCCGGAAATTCTTGTTCCCAATCTCTATTATTTCCGGCCGTATCCTGAAGGATTTTCAAGCCCTCTGTTTGCCCGCCAGTACGAAAGGATTAAACAGAAAAAAGACGGTACAAAAGCAGGGGATCAATACCATCGGATACATCCTATTACAAAAGCGGGGCTGGACCTTGAACATTTTATGTGGATACGCTGGTCAATAACCGGAACTGTTGAAATTGTTGAATCCCCTGATCCACTTTATCACGGCAAGGACTACTGGAAGGTTCCACTCCTGGAAAATGCAAGATCAAGAGTGAACCTGGAAACTTATGAAAAAACATTTGAAAGGCTTTTAAAAAAATACCACATTTCTTTACCGGTTCTTCCTGAGAAACAGGCAGCACCCTATGAAATAGAATATAAACTGACGGTTCCTGAAAAAGAATCCGATACATCAGCAGTCTTTAACCTGATTTTAGAAACCCTTGAAAATAATAACAACAAAACAGGATTTTATATTGGTGACCAGGAAAAACGGCATAAAACCCAGATAGATATTTATTTTGACGATAACCGCTTTTCCCTTTATGAAACAGGCGCTTCTTTCAGGATGAGGAAAAAGGATAATATACGTGTAACATTGAAAAAAAGGTTTGACTGTAAACAAAGGGATACAGAAAACGGGCTTTACAGACGCATAGAAGAAGAGGCCGTGATTACTGCTTCACAGCAGGCCGATCTTATGGCAGGCAAACCTGTAAATTCTTTTCCATACAGACTGCTGCCCTATATAGTGCCTGACTGCGGCCTTCTATCACCCAGGGTAATTGTAAAAAACGAACGCCGTATCATCTACATACAAGATCATAAATACAGGAAAGCAGAACTTTGCTTTGACCGGGTCATATACCAGATTGAAGGTAAAAATTACGGGCCTTTTTTTGAAATAGAAATTGAAAGCAAAGGAGCAGACAGTAAAGATATTGAACAGCTGGCAGGGTATCTTGAGAAAAATCTGGAATTAACAAAATCAAAACATTCCAAATATGAGAGAGGTGTTTTGATTTATAAAAATTCAATTAATGGAGGTAAAAAAAATGCTTGAAAAAATTAATAAAAAGGGAATTGAAAAGAAATTTGTTTTTAAAAATGACGCAGCAGCCAGATATATCTTTTTTGCCCTTAAAAATGATCTTGGCGGTCTGGGCGGTTATCAAATGTATTTCTGGGAATCGTCCATTCTCTCGGACATTTATTATGACAGAGCAGATTTGAGTTTCAGCCGTAAAGGAATAATCCACAGGTACAGGGAAGAATATGAAGGTGATTTGCCGGTATTTAAGATGACAATGAAAGATAGAAAGCTGACTGGCACCGGTTATGAATTTCAGAAAAAGGAAGGTGAAAAACAAAATGGCAATGCACCGGAATATTTTGAGCTGGAAGGAGAAAATTTGCAGAAAGTGGCTGCCATAAGGACATACAGGATGACTATTGCCGTGCTGACAGAACAAAATTGGCCTATCGGCTTGATTCACTGCGATCAAAGTTCTGCATTAGAACCTGATGGAACTGTGAAAAAAAAATTTTATGAGATTGAACTTCAATATGAACAAGACAGCCAGGTTGCAAAGGATATGGAAAATTTTTCGGTTATTATCCAGAAAACATTTGATCTGTTACCTGTGAACAAGACAAAACTGGAACGAGCATTAGATATCTGAGTATTAATAAATTCAAAAGCTGATTGGTAATTTTTTTAAATATACATAAAAATATAATAATAACAATATTTTAAATACTATTAATTTAAATACTAAAGGAGCGGAGCTATGCTGAAATTTCGAAAATCACCTTTTATCACCATTGCCTGGAGCAACTATCTTTTTTATATCATGGCAGCAACTATAATATGGGGTTTATTCCCTCTTTTCCTTCATTATATGGAAGGTTTTCCCTCAAAATTTCCTTCTGCATATCTTCTGCTCAGGTACCTTTGTACAGGCTTTGTTTTTATAATATCTCTTGTATTTCTTTTTAGAAAAAATATGAATTCCGTCTGGGTTTTCATCAGGTCAAAACCCTTGTCATTTATATATGGCGGGATTGTCCTGTTTATGGCAAGATATTTTGAAACTCTTGCATTTGAGTATAATATCGTAACCTTTACAGTTATTTTTTCTGTTGCCTTTGTTCCTCTTATGGAACCTGTGGTAGTATTTGGACTTTACCGCCCAAAGTTCAGCCGGTGGATTTTTGAAAAAATCTTCGGTAAAGCAATGTCTGTAAAAATGGCTTCAATAACAGGTGAAAAAGAAAATTACTGGCTTGAATATGCTATCACCCTTGCCATTGTTTTTTCCACTGCCATGTTTTTTATCTATGGCATGGAAGGTAATTTTAATATTTTCAGCTCAGACGTGCCCTTTTATGCATATGGTTTTGTTCTTCTGGCTGCTGCAGCTCTTCAGCTTTACTTTCATTCTTTTGATTTTGGATTTGAAGGAGCAGAGCTTGATTTATCGGGAAATCATGAAAATGAAGATAATGAAATTTTAAAAAAATTCGGACCCTCTGTTATTAAACAAAGTGTCTTTGCCCTGATTATTGCATTCTTCAGTTTTATCTGGAATATGAGTTCTGATAAAGGTTTAACACATGCGCTGAAAACTGTTGAACACCCTGGGGTATTCTTTTTTTCCCTTCTAATCGGGATTGTATTTTTCGGCTCAGTTGTTGCTTATGTCTGCGATAACTTGGGTTTTGACGGGTATAAAAAAGAAAAAGAATCACTTCCCTTTAAAATACGGGGGGTTGAATGGCTGGGTATTTCAACGCTAATGGATCCCCTGGTGTCAAACATTTTAACAGCATTTTGTCCTTTTCTTGCAGAAACCGGAAAAGAAGGTTCCCAGGTACAGCCTGTATTTTTCGGAATATCCCTGATTATGATCCTTTTGCTGATGGTATTAAAAGTGCTTATCATGCGGTATTCAAAACTCCATGAATTCAAAGTGTTCTGTTTCAGTAATCTTCGCAGCCAGAGAACATCAGGCAGAACAATCAACCCTGACCATTTTTCCTCTGTGGCATTAATCAGGAATCCAGAAAGCATCCGCAGCGACAGTATAAAATGCGAATTAATAGAAATTTTAAAATTCAATGAAGCTGATGTGCCTGAAAATGAACTTCAGAAACATCTTCAATACCAGTTGTGGCTGTTTAACAGCAGTAACCTTGAAGTACGAAAATCAGTATCAGTATGGATCATGAAAAACGGTAAACTTCTTTACAGTGCCGGGCAGTTGTTTGAACGACTGCTGTTTCATGAACACATGCGGAGCTTCTGTGTTGAAAATCATATTAGAGACCAAAGGGTTATACTGTTTTACCCGGATAAACTCAGATTTGATGAAAATCGTCTTGTTGAGCTGATAAATAAAGAAACAGGTTCTGAAATCGGAGAAGATGACCAGGTCTTTTACTTTATGGATCTGCCGGGCCGTAAAAATACGGCAGAACATATCCGCCACTACATTACAGACCGGTGGAATCTTGTTAAAGACCGAAACAAGTATGAGAAAGTGCAGAATGAGGTTATGATGGAGGTTCTTACAAAGAATGAAATGCAGTAAATTATGAAACAATAAGGGAGGTTAAACATGTTCAGCAATACTGCCATATTTCAGTTAGGCCCGGTCCAGAAATATATTACCTGTGCCAAAAGAACACAGGATTACTGGTCAGGGAGTTATATCTTGTCCTACCTGTCGGCTGTTGCAATTGCAAGTGTCAAGCAGCAGCAATCTGTTAATATTATTTATCCGTTTTATGAGACAGATGAATTATTCATGATTGTTAAAGATAACCCCGGGAATCCTAAAGAACATGATTTCAGCAAAGCAAAAGACTATTTAGGAACCCTGCCAAACAGACTGGTTGCAGCCTGTGACAACAGGACTGATCTGGAATCTGCTCTTGGAAATGCTGAAGAAAATATAAGAAAGGCTTACCATGAAATATTGAGAAAGGTACGGTCAAGACTTGAAACTGATATTAATTCACTCATTGTTGTGGGAACTCCTGATCCTGCATGGATAGAAATATGGAAAAGACAAAACAGGGATTATATAGAAACTTTCTGGATTATTTATCAAAATAATTCCTCTTTAACTTATGGTGAAAATTATAAAAATGCTGAAAAACTTCTTGGTGCAAGAAAGGGTATCAGAAATTTTAGTCAAATATCAGGCCACGGTGAACCTGGTGAGAAATGTACTTTATGCGGTGAGTATCAGGCTTTGGTCAGGGGAGGACAGCAGGACGCAAGGGCATTTTGGAAAGAAGTCAGAGAATGGCTTTATAAAAGCAGTTTAACAAAGCTCAGATATACTTTAAGGGAGAAAGAAAGACTTTGCAGCATATGTACGGCAAAAAGATTTGCACCATCAATAGTTTTTGATGCTACAACAAATAATGACATGCCGTTGACCTTTCCCTCAACCAGTACTTTGTCAGTATCTCCTGCACTTGATTATCTTGCTCAAAACTGGAATGACCCTCGTATTCGTAAAGCTGCACAGGATTTTTCAATAAAGTTTAAATCACTTGATCTAAAATCATTTCCTTTCAAAAACAGGTCTCTTCCGATTATTGATTCACATCTTGCAGATAAAAGCAAAGATATGCAGGAAATATTCAGATGGGATGGAGATGCCTTTATCCAGGATTTTTATCAAAAAGAAAAGATTTATAAGGTTTATGAGAAAAATATTTCTTCAGATATTATTTCAAAATGTCAGGAAAGTCTTAATAAGCTTCTGGAAAATTTAGAAAATAAAGATGCCAAAGATTTTCATTTATCCAAATATTATGCAGTTATTATGATGGATGGGGATGATATGGGCAAAATGCTTTCAAATTGTAAAAGTGACAAAGATCATATGGAGTTCAGTGAACGCTTGAGCATTTTTTCGAAAACAGTTGTGCCTTTGATTGCAGAACAATATTTCAGGGCAAAAGTTGCATATTTTGGAGGTGATGAAGGTGTAATCTTTGTAGGGCTGGAAGACCTTCTGCCCCTTATGAGATGTCTGAGAGCCGCTTTTTCCGGGCATATAGAACTTAATGAAGACGGTAAAACTTATCTGATTGATTTTGGTAAACAGGGGAAAGATTACATAGAAGATAAAGCACGGCAAAAGCAATACAAAATAGCCGGTGCCCTTGCAACTGCGTGTACTGGTGCTGTTGTAGCACATCATCAGCAGTCTTTACTCCAGGTTATGGAAGAACTTCATGAATGCCTTGAAGGCAGTGCGAAAAAAATTGAGGAAAAAGATGCGTTTTGCATTGCTTTAATGAAGCGCTCAGGAGGTACGACCCGCGCAGCATGTAAATGGTATTATCCTGAACCGGACATTGAAAACGGTCTGGATGTTATATCCCATCTGGAAAAAATGAAAAATCTTTACCGTGAACCGGACGGATTAAAAAAAGCATGGCTTTATGATCTTGACAGGGAAAAACATGCACTAATAACAACCGGATTTAATGCTGAGATTCGCCGTCTGATAATGCGTCACTGTGGTGAATCATACTATGACCGTATTGAACCGCTTATAGAAGAAAGTTGTAATATTGTTGAAGAAATGTGGGATACTTTTGACAAAGATGCTTTGGAGAACTTTATTCAGCTTGAATTTATAGCAAACTACATTGCAAAAGGAGGTGGGAACTGATGTGGATTTTTATTAAACCCGTTGACACAGTCTGCTGCCGGGACGGCAGGCCCTTTGGCTTAGGTGAAAACGTATCTGCAAAGACACTTTTTCCACCCATGCCTTCAACATTTTACGGTGCAATACGTTCTGCAATTCTTGCAGAGAATAATAAATCTTTCAAGGATTTTCATAAACAAAAACATCCATACCCTGATCTTGCTGAAGTTGGAACTACTTCAGAATTGGGAACCCTTAAAATTAGCGGTCCCTGGCTGGCAAAAAAGAATGAAAGCCTTGAAAGTTTTGAGCATTTCTTTCCTTCACCCGTTAATCTTGCACAGGATAAAGAAGATGAGTCAGTTCTTTATAAACTTATTCCTGAAAAAGACAGCCTTATGTTAAACAGTTTTTCCGATCTTAAAATTCCTCTTCTGGCAATACAGGGGCCTGAAAATAAAATTGTAAAAAGTATTGGCGGATATCTGAATATCAGCGGTGCAGGGAAGATGTTAATGCGGGATGATGAAATACCTGAAAAAAACAAGGATTATTGTTCTTCTGAAAAATTATATAAAATGTCCTGGCAGGTTGGATTAAAACGTACATTCAAAGCCAGGACAGCAGAAGAAGGGCATTTATACAGCATCGGACATTACCGCATGTCTTCAAAAACTGATGAATCCTCAGGTTTTATGATTAAAGTCCAGGATGCTGATAATCTGCCAAAACAAGGTATGCTGAGGCTTGGCGGAGAATCCAGGGCTGCAATTTATGAAAAAGTATCATGGGTACCTTTTCAGGATCATGATTTTAATCAAATTGTTGACCTGATTGTTGAAAAACAGA from the Desulfonema limicola genome contains:
- a CDS encoding CYTH domain-containing protein, producing MLVLQRNADHVLNDGCKRAGVDPKWLLEVIAEINLFVPDDWRLTRTTNNFRIRIVSHPCATFVGSCYRTHGDNILHIIDSLHLPGFHDCKDLRKRQHEFNKKITSNVKKENPEILVPNLYYFRPYPEGFSSPLFARQYERIKQKKDGTKAGDQYHRIHPITKAGLDLEHFMWIRWSITGTVEIVESPDPLYHGKDYWKVPLLENARSRVNLETYEKTFERLLKKYHISLPVLPEKQAAPYEIEYKLTVPEKESDTSAVFNLILETLENNNNKTGFYIGDQEKRHKTQIDIYFDDNRFSLYETGASFRMRKKDNIRVTLKKRFDCKQRDTENGLYRRIEEEAVITASQQADLMAGKPVNSFPYRLLPYIVPDCGLLSPRVIVKNERRIIYIQDHKYRKAELCFDRVIYQIEGKNYGPFFEIEIESKGADSKDIEQLAGYLEKNLELTKSKHSKYERGVLIYKNSINGGKKNA
- a CDS encoding CYTH domain-containing protein, producing MLEKINKKGIEKKFVFKNDAAARYIFFALKNDLGGLGGYQMYFWESSILSDIYYDRADLSFSRKGIIHRYREEYEGDLPVFKMTMKDRKLTGTGYEFQKKEGEKQNGNAPEYFELEGENLQKVAAIRTYRMTIAVLTEQNWPIGLIHCDQSSALEPDGTVKKKFYEIELQYEQDSQVAKDMENFSVIIQKTFDLLPVNKTKLERALDI
- the cas10 gene encoding type III-B CRISPR-associated protein Cas10/Cmr2; this translates as MFSNTAIFQLGPVQKYITCAKRTQDYWSGSYILSYLSAVAIASVKQQQSVNIIYPFYETDELFMIVKDNPGNPKEHDFSKAKDYLGTLPNRLVAACDNRTDLESALGNAEENIRKAYHEILRKVRSRLETDINSLIVVGTPDPAWIEIWKRQNRDYIETFWIIYQNNSSLTYGENYKNAEKLLGARKGIRNFSQISGHGEPGEKCTLCGEYQALVRGGQQDARAFWKEVREWLYKSSLTKLRYTLREKERLCSICTAKRFAPSIVFDATTNNDMPLTFPSTSTLSVSPALDYLAQNWNDPRIRKAAQDFSIKFKSLDLKSFPFKNRSLPIIDSHLADKSKDMQEIFRWDGDAFIQDFYQKEKIYKVYEKNISSDIISKCQESLNKLLENLENKDAKDFHLSKYYAVIMMDGDDMGKMLSNCKSDKDHMEFSERLSIFSKTVVPLIAEQYFRAKVAYFGGDEGVIFVGLEDLLPLMRCLRAAFSGHIELNEDGKTYLIDFGKQGKDYIEDKARQKQYKIAGALATACTGAVVAHHQQSLLQVMEELHECLEGSAKKIEEKDAFCIALMKRSGGTTRAACKWYYPEPDIENGLDVISHLEKMKNLYREPDGLKKAWLYDLDREKHALITTGFNAEIRRLIMRHCGESYYDRIEPLIEESCNIVEEMWDTFDKDALENFIQLEFIANYIAKGGGN
- the cmr3 gene encoding type III-B CRISPR module-associated protein Cmr3; this encodes MWIFIKPVDTVCCRDGRPFGLGENVSAKTLFPPMPSTFYGAIRSAILAENNKSFKDFHKQKHPYPDLAEVGTTSELGTLKISGPWLAKKNESLESFEHFFPSPVNLAQDKEDESVLYKLIPEKDSLMLNSFSDLKIPLLAIQGPENKIVKSIGGYLNISGAGKMLMRDDEIPEKNKDYCSSEKLYKMSWQVGLKRTFKARTAEEGHLYSIGHYRMSSKTDESSGFMIKVQDADNLPKQGMLRLGGESRAAIYEKVSWVPFQDHDFNQIVDLIVEKQRFFLWLLTPAIPERNFLPFSVNPPEMSLAMKGLKVKLTACQLGTKEVIGGFKFGQYSGGASKASFRAVPSGSVYFFEIEEKTDKNAIDKFVRTQMFDTLDCQIKDMANQGFGTTLIGGY